The Ostrea edulis chromosome 1, xbOstEdul1.1, whole genome shotgun sequence genomic sequence TCCAAAATCAAGTTTCCGACCACAACTGGTATTATCAAGAATTCCTCGAAGAGCAACCAGGTTTCCTACTTCATTTGACAGATTTACAAAATCATCAAAAAGCTCACGATCACGGGATAATTCTTTGAATAGCGATACACTAGCTATTGAACATGAGTTAGCTAACATAACAATCGGAGCCACAACATGGGCGAAAATAAACTTTCCTAAGTCATTTCTGAACGAGAGAGTGGTATTCCTCCGGGTCATTCTAGATGCTCCCCTGTTCATTGGACTGGACATGGTTTTCTCGTTTGTTGAAAAGGTGTCCGTATCTAAAAACCTTCCACCAGGAGTATTTCTATCAGAAAGCAGAGGGAAAACCTGGCCACAACCTTCTGTAGTCACTTGTCAAGCATTTGGAagaaatatttcagaaataCACTTTGAAAAAGATGATAGAAAAATAGCGCAGTCTGATACTATTTCGGTTCAGGAAATCAAAAGTCCTCTGTTTGTAACCTCCCATGTCACTTTCGTAAAGAGAGGAGTAAGAAACAGAGAAGTAGATGGCAAGTACACCTGTTTTGCCGAAAGTCCACGAGGTAGAAAAAAACTGACCGACTTCATGGTCTACACTGGTCCGGCTTTCATAGAGGATCTAACGAAGATGACGGAGAAAAATTCAAGAGAGGTAGGTGAATATtcatagtcgtccacttctgtttcatacttagatattttattgaaagtagacattaacggcaaactaacaactcaactgtatgacaaacgggatgatttcagcttctccatcgtcaacttcccacatttatgtagcaatattccattatcacctgcatatggtgtttatatatctcaactgattcgatatgcaagagcttgttctgggtatagtcagtttttaaatcgaggtaagctactgacaaacaagttgatggtacagggatttcaacagtctcgattaaagtcagcatttcgcaaattctatggtcgttataacgatctagttcgtcaatacaacctcgcattgggtcaaatgctgtttgacgtgtttcataccgattgttaaaccgttcttggcacactgattttgactgcggataactccatttacctgaacaggatatggggctcacggcgggtgtgaccagtaaacaggggatgcttactcctcctaggcacctgatcccacctctggtgtgtccaggggtccgtgtttgcccaactatctattttgtattgcttgtaggagttatgagattgatcactgttcgttatcttcaccttgcattcatatcGATTTAGTTGATATTTGAAAGTTTATTCCAAACAATACACATGCGTTCGTTTCTTTTATCTTTCTAGCATTTTGCTTGACCTTGGTTATTAGTGGTTTATTGAGCTCTACCTTTCAGTTTTAAGCACATATCAGAATGCGAATTATAAATTCAACTACTACAGTATTATGTTAAAGCAAGGACATATACACAACACAATTGTAgttatatataccaatatttctCAAAGATATATGTACTGTAATTCCTTTCAGTTGGATCTTCGCCTCGTTGTCGAAGGACATGGTCAGATGAGAGTATCTTGCCATGTTCCAGTACCAGACCACATGATTCTCATCAACAAAGCAGAGAAAACCGAGCCCGTGACAGCCACATTAAAACGAATGGAAGTGATCCTGACTTATAAATACCCTGTAGAGGCAGTGtctccctttgattatttttgcAATGTATACGATGAATATGGGAATCACAAAACTCGACACACTCACAGGTTAAGTAGATAGATGACCCATCCTTTCTTCCCCttcattttttctttatgtCTTCCTCCTTCTCATTTCCTACTCCTTCACATTTCCCTTCTCTTTCACATTTCCCTTCTCTTTCACATTTTCCCTTCTCTTTCACATTTTCCCGTCTCCTTTCCTACTCTTTCACATTTTCCCGTCTCCTTTCCTACTCTTTCACATTTTCCCTTCTCTTTCACATTTTCCCTTCTCCTTTCCTACTCCTTCACATTTCCCCTTCTCTTTCACATTTTCCCTTCTCCTTCTCTTCCATTACGGTACACCTCCTCCCGTACATTCCCCTTCTCCTTTTCTTCCTCTTTACATTTCCGTTTGATCATTCTCTCCTTCCTCCTACTCCATTATGAATGAATTTAAAGGATATATTATTCGGGTTATCCATGAATATTACTGacaaatgtacacaatgttaaaataattttagaacCCCAATTCTCCAATTCAAAacttaaaaaacaacaacattatTTTAATCGTATTATTTGGAGTTTTCAACGTTACGTAGGTTTCTAGATCTGAGTtctttaaagtttgtttatcGTTAGATATTAGTCATAATGGTAAAATGTATTTGTATCATATAATGATCTGGTTTCGGAGTGGAGTTTTACATTAATGTTGATATACAGACCAAAGGGAAGTTTAAGCCCAATTAACCTGATTTAAGTAGAGTTATGACTCTTGGTCTAAATTGTGCTAAAATCTGTAGTTTGATCATGACATTTTTCTTGTTACTACTAGATAATTGTgtcgaaattacga encodes the following:
- the LOC125665178 gene encoding uncharacterized protein LOC125665178 → MPSLFLTAFLNLFLFSEIQGVEYGVNYVTSVSKHYNATTGFVYVSVEMEIPDPGPSITVYWQVNEGIIGVHEPTFGSSMKNIGKRKVFSLEADSSYVRTLYFTTRNADLASSLRFQSFSWGDDYPSKSSFPVQLRRCSSQCSEDSLTNSDVHKINVNFTCDPPFVTNYYHYPRVYWRMKFGVYLLNDTDDTIYYQALENSAKSSDPKSSFRPQLVLSRIPRRATRFPTSFDRFTKSSKSSRSRDNSLNSDTLAIEHELANITIGATTWAKINFPKSFLNERVVFLRVILDAPLFIGLDMVFSFVEKVSVSKNLPPGVFLSESRGKTWPQPSVVTCQAFGRNISEIHFEKDDRKIAQSDTISVQEIKSPLFVTSHVTFVKRGVRNREVDGKYTCFAESPRGRKKLTDFMVYTGPAFIEDLTKMTEKNSRELDLRLVVEGHGQMRVSCHVPVPDHMILINKAEKTEPVTATLKRMEVILTYKYPVEAVSPFDYFCNVYDEYGNHKTRHTHRLSR